The genomic DNA TGAGGGTCTGGCCGTCGGAGGTCGTGAAGTCGAAGCTCGTGCGGTTCCGGCTCACCGCGTTCGTCAGGACGTTGCTGCAGGCCGCGCTCAGGTCCTGCGTGCCGATGACGAGCTTCTCGCAGGTCCCTTCCAGCCGCAACGCCGCCTGGGCGCGGGCCGCGGAGGGCAGACTGACGAGGGCGCAGAGCAGCGCGAGGCGCAGGCTGTTGGTCATGGCGTGTCGGGCATCCTCCGGTTGAGAGCCGAACTAGGCGCGCCGCGCACGCCGTCGAGGGGCACGGCCCCCGGACCGGCGCGACGGGAGGTGTGTCGCGGACGCGCCGAACGCCCTCAACCCAGCCGCACGGGCGCGGAAGGGACGCCGGGCGGGGCGGCCCGCTAGCCCGCGAACCGCAGGGCCCGGTCGTTCGGCGCGGCGAGGTCGAGGTCCGGCCCGAGGGGCACGATCCCCGTCGGATTGATGGTCGGATGGCTCTCGTAATAGTGCCGCTTGATGTGGGTGAGGTTCACGGTCGGCGCGACGCCCGGCAGCGCGTAGAGGTCGCGGAGGTAGTTCGACAGGTTCGCGTAGTCGGCGATCCGGCGCCTGTTGCACTTGAAGTGCCCGACATAGACCGCGTCGAACCGCACCAGCGTCGTGAACAGCCGGATGTCGGCCTCGGTCAGCCGGTCCCCGCAGAGGTAGCGGCTCCGGTCGAGGCGCGCCTCGAGCGCGTCGAGTTCCGCGAACAGGGCCTCGAAGGCCTGGGCGTAGGCCTCCTGCGTGGTCGCGAAGCCCGCCTTGTAGACGCCGTTGTTCACGCGGTCGTAGACGCGGCCGTTCACGGCGTCGATCTCGGCGCGCAGGTCCGGGGGATAGAGGTCGGG from Methylobacterium oryzae includes the following:
- a CDS encoding glutathione S-transferase family protein; translation: MGLLVDGIWRDQWYDTAATGGRFERKASAFRNWVTADGSAGPSGAGGFRGEPGRYHLYVSLACPWAHRTLIGRTLKGLEDAISVSVVDPHMGAEGWVFGDTPGATPDPIHGARRLYEVYLAADPSYSGRVTVPTLWDRERATIVSNESAEILRMLNDAFGGTGPDLYPPDLRAEIDAVNGRVYDRVNNGVYKAGFATTQEAYAQAFEALFAELDALEARLDRSRYLCGDRLTEADIRLFTTLVRFDAVYVGHFKCNRRRIADYANLSNYLRDLYALPGVAPTVNLTHIKRHYYESHPTINPTGIVPLGPDLDLAAPNDRALRFAG